The Anopheles maculipalpis chromosome 3RL, idAnoMacuDA_375_x, whole genome shotgun sequence genomic sequence GAAAATATACTCCACAAAATGTGGTACTACGTTTCCCCCTTGctgccttttttatttgtgttgctTGCTGTCAAATATGCCGCCAACTGTGACAGCCGCCAGGCAGAAagattgttgttttgcgtAGAAAATgagcttgtttttgttgaaggTATGTTTGGTGCAGAATTATTCAATCGCATTACGATAATAGTGGCCAAAAAGTATATCAAAATAAGTCCTTTTAGATGACAAAATCGTTGCAGTGAAATTATTCATCTTGTTTCAGGAAGCTTCGTACATTCGTAAACCAGGATGGAGATGCAAGAGCTAACCGCATTCCAGCAATCGGATGAAATCACCCAGCCGTTCACGATCAGTTGCGCCGGGGAAGTGATAATAGTGTGCGCTAAGGAGCAAACATTCGTGCTAAGACTAAAGTACAGACACATCGTCGAGGATGGTGCAATCTGCTACGAACTGTCGCGCATCAAATGCTCCAATGCCCGGCCAACCGGCGCACTGCTAGCACGCGAGGATGTCATCTACAATGCTAGCACGATGGAACAGCGCAAGCAAATAATGCTGGATCAAACATTCTTTCCCAACATAGCCAAGGTGTTCATCAATAATGTCCAGTCGTGGTTATCACCGGTCGGTATTTTCGAAAACAATCCTGGTAATCATCTTATCGCGAATCTGACCAACATGGGTCAGCTTACAATTTATCGGCTCGAGAAACAGTTTCAAAACGGGTGGGAAACGTACCTGGACGTGTCGGACACGTGGCATTCGCACATATACGATCAGCATCAGATCGATAGCTTCGAAGAGCTGCAGATCATGGTGAACGAGATTACGATCACTTGTTTTGCGTGGGAAAGCGTAATTTACCAGCAACCGGTGCGGTTCGCGTTCGGTACAAAGTCAGGCAAAATCGTACTCTGCCATCTGGCACCGAACTGTCCAAAGATTGAGCACGTGCACCAAGAGGAGGAAGCATCACGCGTGATCAAGTATGTAGCCGTCCAAGGACAACATCATTTTCTGCTGGTTGGGCTCGAAAGCGGACGGTTAGGAGTGTACCGATTCGGGAAGAGCAATGCGGCAAAGGAGGGTGCTTATTTGGCCGAGTACATTGCAACTTACTTCGAGCGGGACATTCCTTTCTCGGCGATCGAGTGCGAGGTAGAACGTAAAGCGAATGGAGAAGAATTGCTGCTGATACTAGCGGTGAAGGGAACCTATTTGCTAGCGCTAGAGATAGCTTTCGATGGTAAGCTGCTCGGTACCGTGACACTGAATATGGACAACTTTATGGTGACCGGACTGCAGCAGGTTTGCCCCCGTACCTACATCGTAACAACGATGCCGgggaaaatatttcacatcTTCGTCAACGGATCGCGCTCACGGAACGGCATGCAGATAACGCTGCAGGAAGTGAACAGCGATCTCAACGTTGGTTCCTACGCACTGTACGGTGTGGCCGCATCACGTACCCGTTCCGCGTGGTTCTTCCTGGGCTATCCATCGAGACGGTTCGATCACCTAACGCTTCGTTC encodes the following:
- the LOC126561788 gene encoding uncharacterized protein LOC126561788, which translates into the protein MEMQELTAFQQSDEITQPFTISCAGEVIIVCAKEQTFVLRLKYRHIVEDGAICYELSRIKCSNARPTGALLAREDVIYNASTMEQRKQIMLDQTFFPNIAKVFINNVQSWLSPVGIFENNPGNHLIANLTNMGQLTIYRLEKQFQNGWETYLDVSDTWHSHIYDQHQIDSFEELQIMVNEITITCFAWESVIYQQPVRFAFGTKSGKIVLCHLAPNCPKIEHVHQEEEASRVIKYVAVQGQHHFLLVGLESGRLGVYRFGKSNAAKEGAYLAEYIATYFERDIPFSAIECEVERKANGEELLLILAVKGTYLLALEIAFDGKLLGTVTLNMDNFMVTGLQQVCPRTYIVTTMPGKIFHIFVNGSRSRNGMQITLQEVNSDLNVGSYALYGVAASRTRSAWFFLGYPSRRFDHLTLRSPTCIFFCRFSQIDALKTLLLNNTNKLDKYHDAVEMIRFQGNKNADTLKPLEDAVLVLSLDEHSMYQLKLQLIQLSAKISYQSKRSRASAENLYSQHQFICSLIEVIHACRVVCWMADLFTNGTTLVPLQQDALRCLRNFIRSMVQEQYAGEYEYLLTDLKPLLSQVLGSTDPIPLPSIMHEVCTFCDDPIEPNSQSCPKTHQVFRCMQTKIQVTLESVELTCEMCERCSVRTEFLDTIFQHDTTLVDYRKCFICDAAFK